Proteins from one Candidatus Roseilinea sp. genomic window:
- a CDS encoding hypothetical protein (possible pseudo, frameshifted), with the protein MTNDRQLIEDYLPIEAISKEASREKSVRKGHISTLHLWWARRPLVACRAAVYGALVPASRFVPANGPDNKKQSLGWANAAKFVERLCQYPGSPQAIADAQKHILDAHAERLTQETGKPVTVEDILEGRAPRPKVLDMFAGGGAIPLEALRLGCEAYALDLNPVAHIIELCTLVYPQKYGKSDPNARGMTGPKNAEGEPTWGGLAAEVRYWGNWVLEKVKAEIGDLYPLIPDPGYKGRRPETQTALWKEPKKEVPPGFLVPVAYLWTRTVRCKNPSCGATVPLVRQTWLCKKKNRYVALKMIAPKGEKQVRFEVVESRTEQGLGFDPAGFSRGGNATCPFCGTVADIDYVKDEGWEGRLGRQLMAVVCTRPGGKGKVYLSPDDLRDTGPDDEEIGQRIKALCKRTGLSVPSEPIANLPSDCRDNSLGITVRPYGLRTWGDLFTPRQMLCLLTFAAAVREAQEEMRKAGVDAELAKAVLMYLGVLVNRQADYNSSLARWHVTRELIAGTFGRQALPMVWDFAELAPFGGASGSPEGALDWIVGVAETQADSGHAAAVTRGSATALRYPEASFDAVVTDPPYYDNVPYADISDFFYVWLKRTIGHLYPEHFATEGTPKRQEIVADPVRHGGSKEKARAAYEQMMAQVVRRSEPGTEAGWLHGGRLCAQDDARLGHARGCPAAGRVHSHRSVAARHRDEIAAARHGLRRPRL; encoded by the coding sequence ATGACCAACGATCGCCAGCTCATCGAGGACTACCTGCCCATCGAGGCCATCAGCAAGGAGGCCTCGCGGGAAAAATCCGTGCGCAAGGGGCACATTTCGACGCTGCATCTCTGGTGGGCCAGGCGGCCGCTCGTGGCGTGCCGGGCAGCGGTGTACGGGGCGCTGGTGCCGGCCTCGCGCTTCGTTCCCGCGAACGGGCCGGACAACAAGAAGCAGAGCCTGGGCTGGGCCAATGCGGCCAAGTTCGTCGAGCGGCTGTGCCAGTATCCGGGCTCACCCCAGGCCATCGCCGACGCACAGAAGCATATCCTCGATGCCCACGCGGAGCGGCTCACCCAGGAGACCGGCAAGCCGGTCACGGTCGAGGACATCCTCGAGGGCCGCGCGCCCCGGCCCAAGGTACTCGACATGTTCGCCGGCGGTGGGGCGATTCCGCTGGAGGCGCTGCGCCTCGGCTGCGAGGCCTACGCGCTCGATCTGAACCCCGTCGCGCACATTATCGAGCTTTGCACGCTGGTCTATCCGCAGAAGTACGGCAAGTCCGACCCAAACGCGCGCGGCATGACCGGCCCCAAGAACGCCGAGGGTGAACCGACCTGGGGGGGGCTGGCCGCAGAGGTCCGCTACTGGGGGAACTGGGTGCTGGAAAAGGTCAAGGCCGAGATCGGCGACCTCTATCCGCTCATTCCTGATCCGGGGTACAAAGGGCGGAGGCCGGAAACGCAGACAGCCTTGTGGAAAGAGCCAAAGAAGGAAGTACCGCCCGGCTTCCTCGTGCCCGTCGCCTACCTCTGGACGCGGACGGTGCGCTGCAAGAATCCCTCGTGCGGGGCGACCGTGCCGCTGGTGCGGCAGACCTGGCTGTGCAAGAAGAAGAACCGCTATGTGGCGCTGAAGATGATCGCGCCCAAGGGCGAGAAGCAGGTACGCTTTGAGGTCGTCGAGAGCCGCACCGAGCAAGGCCTGGGCTTCGACCCGGCGGGCTTCTCAAGAGGCGGCAACGCGACCTGCCCCTTCTGCGGGACAGTCGCCGATATTGACTACGTAAAGGACGAGGGTTGGGAAGGCCGGTTGGGCCGCCAGTTGATGGCCGTCGTCTGCACGCGACCCGGGGGAAAGGGCAAGGTGTACCTGTCGCCTGACGATCTGCGCGACACCGGTCCCGACGACGAAGAGATCGGTCAAAGGATTAAGGCGCTTTGTAAGCGAACCGGGCTTTCGGTGCCAAGCGAACCGATCGCGAATCTCCCCTCGGACTGCCGTGATAACAGCCTGGGCATCACCGTCCGGCCCTATGGCCTGCGAACCTGGGGCGACCTCTTCACCCCCCGCCAGATGCTCTGCCTGCTCACCTTCGCCGCGGCGGTGCGGGAGGCGCAGGAGGAGATGCGGAAGGCGGGCGTGGATGCCGAGCTGGCCAAGGCGGTGTTGATGTATCTTGGCGTGCTGGTCAATCGGCAAGCGGACTACAACTCCTCTTTGGCGCGTTGGCACGTTACCCGTGAACTGATCGCTGGAACATTTGGTCGCCAAGCCCTACCAATGGTCTGGGACTTCGCCGAGCTTGCGCCGTTTGGCGGCGCGTCTGGTTCGCCTGAAGGTGCTCTGGACTGGATCGTCGGCGTAGCCGAGACACAGGCCGACAGTGGCCACGCCGCCGCCGTCACCCGCGGCTCGGCCACGGCGCTCCGATATCCCGAGGCCTCCTTCGACGCCGTCGTCACCGACCCGCCCTACTACGACAACGTTCCCTACGCCGACATCTCGGACTTCTTCTACGTCTGGCTCAAGCGCACGATCGGCCACCTCTACCCGGAGCACTTCGCTACGGAAGGCACGCCCAAGAGGCAAGAGATCGTCGCGGATCCCGTCCGCCACGGCGGCAGCAAGGAGAAGGCCCGCGCCGCCTACGAGCAGATGATGGCGCAAGTCGTTCGCCGAAGCGAACCGGGTACTGAAGCCGGGTGGCTCCATGGTGGTCGTCTATGCGCACAAGACGACGCTCGGCTGGGCCACGCTCGTGGATGCCCTGCGGCAGGCCGGGTTCACAGTCACCGAAGCGTGGCCGCTCGACACCGAGATGAAATCGCGGCTGCGCGGCATGGACTCCGCCGCCCTCGCCTCTAG
- a CDS encoding ATPase: MNGEPIRSAPGSIVRIEALGYRSLRYVSFCLQRFQVLVGPNASGKSTFLDVPAFLGDLLRSSLMAAVEGEPKLSIPHRASDAKQLTWMRQGKRFELAVEAAIPSHLQSHLKNGNTNLCRYEIAVDVSGAPRVATENLWLRPEVPENRTSGSVQRTLFPEPPEPPESIVQAPRKRLPGWKKVVGRGDEPERVTFWSETSGWNNPFRVPADKAALANLPEDEERFPVATWFRKVLAEGIQRLTLSSEAMRLPSPPSRARGYLPDGSNLPWVVHALEKEHPARLQDWVAHVREALPDIERIETREREEDRHRYLVLHYKNGLTIPSWLVSDGTLRLLALTLLAYIPDLLGICLIEEPENGIHPRAVETVYQSLSSVYGAQVLLATHSPVILSMAKPSEILCFARDQNGATDVVSGDQHPELKEWRGTRDLGTLFASGILG, from the coding sequence ATGAACGGCGAGCCTATCCGATCCGCCCCTGGATCCATCGTACGCATCGAGGCGCTTGGTTATCGGTCTTTGCGCTACGTTTCCTTCTGTTTACAGCGCTTTCAGGTTCTCGTTGGGCCGAATGCGAGCGGTAAATCCACGTTTCTCGATGTTCCTGCCTTCCTGGGGGATCTGCTTCGCTCAAGTCTGATGGCTGCGGTGGAAGGCGAGCCAAAGCTCAGCATTCCGCATCGAGCCTCGGACGCAAAACAGCTCACTTGGATGCGACAGGGCAAGCGATTTGAGCTGGCAGTCGAAGCCGCCATTCCTTCTCATCTTCAGAGCCACCTCAAAAACGGCAATACCAATCTCTGTCGCTATGAAATCGCTGTGGACGTTTCAGGCGCGCCCCGTGTGGCGACGGAGAACCTGTGGTTGCGGCCTGAAGTTCCCGAAAATCGGACTTCGGGTTCGGTGCAAAGAACGCTATTTCCCGAACCACCGGAGCCTCCTGAGAGCATCGTGCAAGCCCCTCGGAAACGCCTACCCGGCTGGAAAAAAGTCGTCGGTCGAGGCGACGAGCCGGAGAGAGTCACCTTTTGGTCGGAGACCTCGGGCTGGAATAACCCGTTCCGCGTCCCGGCTGACAAGGCAGCACTTGCAAATCTGCCGGAGGACGAAGAACGCTTTCCCGTGGCAACGTGGTTTCGCAAGGTCCTGGCTGAGGGTATCCAGCGGCTGACTCTGTCGAGCGAGGCCATGCGCCTGCCCAGCCCGCCCAGTCGTGCCAGAGGCTATCTCCCCGACGGCTCGAACTTGCCGTGGGTCGTCCATGCCCTTGAGAAAGAGCACCCGGCGCGTTTGCAGGACTGGGTCGCCCACGTCCGCGAGGCTCTGCCCGACATCGAACGCATTGAGACTCGGGAGCGGGAAGAAGACCGACATCGTTATCTCGTGTTGCACTACAAGAATGGACTCACGATTCCCTCCTGGCTTGTTTCCGATGGGACGCTGCGCCTGCTCGCACTGACGCTGCTGGCGTACATACCGGATCTTTTGGGAATCTGTCTCATTGAGGAACCGGAGAACGGCATCCATCCGCGAGCGGTAGAAACGGTCTATCAGTCTCTCTCCTCAGTCTATGGAGCCCAAGTGCTGTTGGCCACGCACTCTCCGGTGATCCTCAGCATGGCAAAGCCGAGCGAGATTCTCTGCTTTGCACGCGACCAAAATGGGGCGACCGATGTCGTTTCGGGTGACCAACACCCCGAGCTCAAGGAATGGCGAGGAACGCGGGACCTAGGAACGCTCTTCGCAAGCGGGATTCTGGGATGA
- a CDS encoding helicase codes for MAENRLSTQIGRQISLPGHFDVPVILEDVRALGADGSAGYECRVRLPDGTLEETVISPAEAASLCGTDLEAPTAIEPVDAERLRLLVESARIRLAYAHDRQFAVSLSGIRTLPHQIEAVYQAMLPQPRLRFLLADDPGAGKTIMAGLLIKELKLRQAIERVLILCPAPLTIQWQDEMLRWFGESFDIIFSAVDQQQLTNPWQRSSQVIASIDYAKQDDVRERVWQQRWDLVVIDEAHKCSAYTKSSSGRSDEVAETKRYQLAKRLSESADHVLLLTATPHHGNEDRFAHFLRLVDPDLFPEPHRLAQEASAIRREVLKLGRSSPWCLRRLKEDLRDLNGKRLFSDRLAKTVTFCLNSEEYALYKSVTAYINEFIPQQSGKRGSSAALTRTVLQRRLVSSTCAIHESLKRRLKKQQDLLDELEGLSPAQRAKRLAALQGRLPDAEQDEDDLDDEVRDRLVNEYTAALELEQLRAEIAALKELVEQARRVREQANDSKLAALKKCLGEAQFAELKDGRGKLLVFTEHRDTLAYVRAHLERWGYSTCEIHGGMNPHERKRAQEQFRTAAQICVATEAAGEGINLQFCHLMINYDMPWNPTRLEQRLGRIHRIGQDRDVYAFNFVATDSEDGQPIVEGRILHRLLEKLDRMNEALEGRVFDVIGEVLSLNDVNLPDMLREAAYDPRRLDEYLDQIDRIDPAKLKEYEEATGIALARSHVDFSGFQRRNLEVEEKRLMPRYVEAQFIAAAKEIGLRVEPRADGLWRIEHVLADLRSDRLRSVHRLGKADPSYRKVTFHKHHLEQPDHLDAVLMGPGHPLYAAVDEKLNEKLASLQGGVGFYVDPLTTEPYRLHFFEITIRGKDSRGNNVSLHGELVAVREQRGQFEIVPSDILLNLPPLANPPSAVDPVDTHAASDFLKKDYLQQCRARCQQERQRFARICREYLQRSFDARIKRAQERAMLLAAEATAKPEYKLSADEARKYVEELQRQREERLGGLDRLEVAHTGPVRHLATAIVLPTSADTESQLADLADELDPNVRRQSELAAEDMVVAALKEEGFPEDRIERVGHLKLGFDIRAHRILDEATGEVLVKRVEVKGRMRGQPVRLTTNEWYKAQQLAETYWLYVVWDPLGPNPELVRIQNPAVRLDHAKREIVATRFFEIPAEAVQSVARSEKEVRS; via the coding sequence ATGGCTGAGAATCGCCTTTCAACGCAGATCGGACGGCAGATCTCCCTGCCGGGGCACTTCGACGTGCCCGTGATCCTGGAGGATGTTCGGGCCCTCGGCGCCGACGGCTCGGCGGGCTACGAGTGCCGCGTCCGGCTGCCCGACGGCACGCTCGAGGAGACAGTCATCTCGCCTGCAGAAGCGGCGTCACTCTGTGGCACGGACCTGGAAGCGCCGACGGCGATCGAGCCCGTGGACGCAGAACGGCTGCGTCTCTTGGTCGAATCGGCCCGCATACGCTTGGCCTACGCGCACGACCGGCAGTTCGCGGTAAGCCTCTCGGGCATCCGTACGCTGCCGCACCAGATCGAGGCCGTTTACCAGGCCATGCTGCCGCAGCCGCGCCTGCGCTTCTTGCTCGCCGACGACCCGGGGGCCGGGAAGACCATCATGGCCGGTCTCCTGATCAAGGAGTTGAAACTGCGGCAGGCTATCGAGCGCGTGCTCATCCTCTGCCCTGCGCCCCTCACGATTCAATGGCAAGACGAGATGCTCCGGTGGTTCGGCGAGTCGTTTGACATCATCTTCTCCGCCGTGGACCAGCAGCAGCTCACGAACCCATGGCAGCGCTCGTCGCAGGTCATCGCCTCCATCGACTACGCGAAGCAGGACGACGTGCGCGAGCGGGTGTGGCAGCAGAGGTGGGACCTCGTTGTCATTGACGAAGCCCACAAGTGCTCGGCCTATACCAAGTCTTCCTCGGGACGCAGCGACGAAGTGGCCGAGACCAAGCGGTACCAATTGGCCAAGCGCCTTTCCGAATCGGCCGACCATGTGTTGCTCCTGACCGCAACCCCCCACCATGGAAACGAGGACCGGTTTGCGCACTTTCTCCGCCTCGTGGATCCCGACCTTTTCCCGGAGCCCCATCGCTTGGCGCAAGAGGCAAGCGCAATCCGCAGAGAGGTGCTGAAGCTCGGCAGGAGTTCCCCCTGGTGTCTGCGCCGGCTCAAGGAGGACTTGCGCGATTTGAACGGCAAGCGGCTGTTTTCCGACCGGCTTGCCAAGACCGTGACCTTCTGCCTCAATAGCGAGGAGTACGCCCTCTACAAGTCCGTCACGGCCTACATCAACGAGTTCATCCCCCAGCAGAGCGGCAAGCGGGGGTCATCGGCCGCGCTCACGCGCACGGTCCTCCAGCGGCGTCTGGTCAGTTCGACCTGCGCCATTCACGAATCCCTGAAACGGCGGCTCAAGAAGCAGCAGGACCTGCTGGATGAGCTGGAGGGCCTTTCCCCGGCCCAGCGGGCCAAGCGCCTTGCAGCTCTTCAAGGACGCCTGCCCGACGCGGAGCAGGATGAAGACGACCTCGATGACGAGGTCCGCGACCGGCTCGTCAATGAGTACACGGCGGCGCTGGAACTGGAGCAGCTTAGGGCCGAAATCGCCGCTCTCAAGGAACTCGTCGAGCAGGCCCGCCGGGTGCGCGAGCAGGCGAACGATTCCAAGTTGGCCGCCCTCAAGAAGTGCCTGGGCGAGGCGCAGTTTGCCGAGCTCAAGGATGGCCGGGGCAAGCTCCTCGTCTTCACCGAGCACCGCGACACGCTCGCCTACGTGCGCGCGCACCTCGAGCGCTGGGGCTACAGCACCTGCGAGATCCATGGCGGCATGAATCCCCACGAACGCAAGCGAGCGCAGGAGCAGTTCCGCACTGCCGCCCAAATCTGCGTGGCGACCGAAGCCGCCGGCGAAGGCATCAACCTTCAGTTCTGCCACCTGATGATCAACTACGACATGCCGTGGAATCCCACGCGCCTGGAGCAACGCTTGGGGCGCATTCATCGGATCGGCCAAGATCGCGACGTTTACGCCTTCAACTTCGTGGCCACGGATTCCGAGGACGGTCAGCCCATCGTCGAGGGGCGTATCCTGCATCGCCTCCTCGAGAAGCTCGACAGGATGAACGAGGCCCTGGAAGGACGGGTCTTCGACGTCATCGGCGAGGTCCTGTCGCTGAACGACGTGAACCTCCCGGACATGCTCAGGGAGGCGGCCTACGATCCCCGCCGGCTGGATGAATACCTCGACCAGATCGACCGCATCGATCCGGCCAAATTGAAGGAGTACGAAGAGGCCACGGGCATCGCTCTCGCCCGGAGCCACGTGGACTTCAGCGGATTCCAGCGCCGTAACCTCGAGGTCGAGGAGAAGCGGCTGATGCCCCGCTACGTAGAGGCGCAGTTCATCGCCGCGGCCAAGGAAATCGGCCTGCGCGTCGAGCCGAGGGCCGACGGCCTCTGGCGTATCGAGCACGTATTAGCCGACCTGCGTTCCGACCGGCTTCGGTCGGTCCACCGCCTCGGCAAGGCCGATCCTTCCTACCGCAAGGTCACGTTCCACAAGCACCACCTCGAGCAGCCCGACCATCTGGATGCCGTGCTGATGGGGCCGGGGCATCCCTTGTATGCGGCGGTTGACGAAAAACTCAACGAGAAGCTGGCGTCCCTTCAAGGAGGTGTTGGGTTCTACGTAGACCCGCTCACGACCGAGCCGTACCGGCTCCACTTCTTCGAGATCACCATTCGCGGCAAGGACTCCAGGGGAAACAACGTGTCGCTCCACGGCGAGCTGGTAGCCGTCCGAGAGCAACGGGGGCAGTTCGAAATCGTCCCAAGCGACATCCTGCTCAACTTGCCACCTCTGGCCAACCCACCGTCCGCAGTTGATCCCGTCGACACCCACGCGGCCTCCGACTTCCTCAAGAAAGATTACCTACAGCAATGTCGCGCACGCTGCCAGCAAGAGCGCCAGCGCTTCGCCCGCATCTGCCGGGAGTATCTGCAGCGCTCCTTCGATGCCCGGATCAAGCGAGCCCAGGAGCGGGCCATGCTGCTCGCGGCGGAGGCGACGGCGAAGCCCGAGTACAAGCTGTCGGCGGACGAAGCGCGCAAGTACGTGGAGGAACTGCAACGCCAGCGCGAGGAGCGACTCGGCGGGCTCGATCGGTTGGAAGTCGCCCACACCGGCCCCGTGCGCCACCTGGCCACGGCCATCGTCTTGCCTACCAGCGCGGACACGGAAAGCCAGCTTGCGGACCTCGCGGATGAACTCGACCCCAACGTCCGAAGGCAGAGCGAGCTGGCCGCCGAGGACATGGTGGTTGCCGCGCTCAAGGAGGAAGGCTTCCCCGAGGATCGCATCGAGCGCGTGGGGCACCTGAAGCTCGGCTTCGACATCCGCGCCCACCGAATCTTGGACGAAGCGACCGGCGAGGTGCTCGTGAAGCGCGTCGAGGTCAAGGGACGGATGCGCGGCCAGCCCGTGCGCCTCACGACCAACGAGTGGTATAAAGCACAGCAACTTGCCGAGACCTATTGGCTCTACGTCGTGTGGGATCCGCTCGGCCCGAACCCGGAGCTCGTGCGCATCCAGAATCCCGCGGTACGATTGGACCATGCCAAGCGCGAGATCGTCGCGACGCGGTTTTTCGAGATCCCGGCGGAGGCGGTCCAAAGCGTAGCGCGAAGCGAAAAGGAAGTTCGTTCATGA
- a CDS encoding transcriptional regulator: protein MPETREKVLRAAEQLGYRRTYSRNGHGLSTIGLLVKLDPGVSPMTFNPFFSPIQAGVEQECRLRRLNLMLATVEVDRSNQPLAWPRMIEDQAVDGLLILGTNITGIMEPLLRVWMNKPIVLVDSYAPAYPFDSVLIDNFNGAAVAVRHLFALGHRHIGLIGSNPNSPPDVLERRQAYLQTTRSLGLETYVEDDVMTREAGYESLKRLLQRAPHVTGVFVVNDDTAIGVLNAARDMGLSVPGELSIVGFDDIALASEVQPALTTVHVPKAWLGRLGVRQLIERVCTPELPRVTISVSTHLVRRASSAYCLYSNCSS from the coding sequence ATGCCGGAAACGCGCGAGAAGGTGTTGCGAGCTGCCGAGCAGCTCGGCTATCGGCGCACCTACAGCCGTAACGGCCACGGGTTATCCACGATAGGTCTGCTGGTCAAGCTGGACCCAGGCGTGTCGCCGATGACGTTCAATCCCTTCTTCTCCCCTATCCAGGCGGGTGTGGAGCAGGAGTGCCGATTGCGACGCCTCAACCTTATGTTGGCCACGGTAGAGGTGGATCGCAGCAACCAGCCGCTAGCTTGGCCGCGCATGATCGAGGATCAGGCGGTGGACGGTCTGTTGATTTTGGGGACGAACATCACTGGAATTATGGAGCCGCTATTGCGGGTGTGGATGAACAAACCGATCGTCCTGGTAGATAGCTACGCGCCGGCTTATCCTTTCGATAGCGTGCTGATTGACAACTTCAACGGCGCTGCAGTGGCGGTTCGCCACCTTTTCGCGCTGGGCCATCGCCATATCGGCTTGATCGGCTCGAATCCGAATTCGCCGCCTGATGTTTTAGAGCGGCGCCAGGCTTATCTTCAGACCACGCGCAGCCTTGGCCTGGAGACCTATGTCGAAGATGACGTGATGACTCGTGAGGCCGGCTATGAGTCGCTCAAGCGCTTGCTTCAGCGCGCGCCACATGTCACCGGCGTGTTTGTGGTGAATGATGACACGGCCATCGGCGTGTTGAACGCAGCGCGGGATATGGGCTTAAGCGTGCCGGGTGAACTCTCTATCGTTGGCTTCGACGATATAGCGCTAGCCAGCGAGGTGCAACCAGCTCTCACCACGGTGCATGTCCCTAAAGCCTGGCTAGGACGGCTGGGCGTGCGCCAGTTGATCGAGCGTGTGTGCACGCCTGAGCTGCCGCGCGTGACGATCAGCGTGTCCACACACCTGGTCCGCCGCGCCTCATCGGCTTATTGCCTCTATAGCAACTGTAGTAGCTAA
- a CDS encoding peptidase, producing MNRMAALCIAPYGTWKSRITADAIARRSVSMGQVTCCGEAVYWVESRPAEGGRYALVRWRNGFIEEVTPAWFNVRTRVHEYGGGAYVVHDGAVYCVHFADQRLYRVVNSTICTPLTPESQGRLRYADAVIDARRRRLICVREDHTAADREAVNTIVGVSCDGDPGGGQVLVAGHDFYAAPRLSPDGSRLAWLAWNHPNMPWDGCELWLAEVLPEGGLANSRCIAGGARESIFQPEWSPDGTLHFVSDRTGWWNLYCWRNDRAHALCPTAAEFGVPAWVLGQRTYAFIEGSHIICTYVRDGQSYLALLNSQTGALHDLALPYTAFSDVSACDGAVAFRAGGTTEPPAIVRYTLANHQQTVLRRAGELPLPPDDIAIGQPIAFPTEDGETAYGFFYPPHNRAYSAPRDERPPLLVLSHGGPTGATNNALNLKIQFWTSRGIAVLDVNYGGSTGYGRAYRERLNGQWGIVDVHDCLNGARYLIAHGLVDDKRLMIAGGSAGGFTTLCALTFHTLFKAGASYYGVSDAEALARDTHKFESHYLDTLIGPYPERRDLYVQRSPIHFADRISAPLILFQGSEDVIVPPQQSAAMFEAVRRKGLPTALLMFEGEQHGFRKAESIKRALEAELSFYAQVFGFTPADPLTPVQMNTSR from the coding sequence ATGAACCGCATGGCTGCTCTTTGCATCGCCCCATACGGCACATGGAAGTCGCGCATCACGGCGGATGCCATCGCCCGCCGTAGCGTCAGCATGGGTCAGGTCACCTGTTGCGGCGAGGCCGTGTATTGGGTTGAAAGCCGCCCTGCTGAAGGGGGACGGTATGCCCTCGTGCGCTGGCGCAACGGCTTTATCGAGGAGGTGACCCCCGCCTGGTTCAACGTGCGCACACGGGTGCATGAATACGGCGGCGGCGCCTACGTGGTGCACGACGGCGCGGTCTACTGCGTGCACTTCGCCGATCAACGCCTGTACCGAGTCGTCAACTCCACCATTTGCACACCGCTCACGCCGGAAAGCCAAGGCCGCTTGCGCTATGCCGACGCGGTGATAGATGCCCGGCGACGTCGTCTGATTTGCGTGCGAGAGGATCATACCGCTGCCGACCGCGAAGCGGTGAACACCATTGTGGGGGTGAGCTGCGACGGCGACCCCGGCGGTGGTCAAGTGCTCGTGGCCGGCCACGACTTCTACGCTGCCCCGCGTTTAAGCCCCGATGGCTCACGCCTCGCCTGGTTGGCGTGGAATCATCCCAACATGCCGTGGGATGGCTGCGAGCTTTGGTTGGCCGAGGTCCTCCCCGAGGGCGGCTTGGCAAACTCGCGTTGCATCGCCGGCGGCGCGCGCGAGTCCATATTTCAACCGGAGTGGTCCCCCGATGGCACGCTACACTTCGTCTCCGACCGTACGGGATGGTGGAATCTCTACTGTTGGCGCAACGATCGAGCACACGCGCTCTGCCCAACGGCCGCCGAGTTCGGCGTGCCGGCCTGGGTGCTCGGCCAGCGCACCTACGCCTTCATCGAAGGCTCACACATCATCTGCACCTACGTGCGGGACGGGCAATCGTACCTCGCGCTCCTGAACAGCCAAACCGGCGCCCTGCATGATCTGGCGCTGCCCTACACCGCCTTCAGCGACGTGAGCGCGTGCGACGGAGCGGTCGCGTTTCGCGCAGGGGGAACGACCGAGCCGCCGGCCATCGTCCGTTACACCCTTGCCAACCATCAACAAACAGTCCTCAGACGCGCCGGAGAGCTACCCCTCCCCCCAGACGACATCGCCATCGGCCAACCCATCGCCTTTCCGACCGAGGACGGAGAAACGGCTTACGGCTTCTTCTATCCACCGCACAATCGCGCTTACAGCGCTCCCCGCGACGAGCGCCCGCCATTGCTCGTGCTGAGCCATGGTGGGCCAACCGGTGCGACCAACAACGCGCTCAACCTAAAGATCCAGTTCTGGACCAGCCGCGGCATCGCCGTGCTCGACGTGAACTATGGCGGCAGCACCGGCTACGGGCGCGCCTATCGCGAGCGTCTGAACGGCCAATGGGGCATCGTGGACGTGCACGACTGTCTCAACGGCGCGCGCTATCTGATCGCGCATGGCCTGGTAGACGACAAACGCCTGATGATCGCCGGCGGCAGCGCCGGGGGGTTCACCACCTTGTGCGCGCTCACCTTTCACACCCTCTTCAAAGCCGGAGCAAGTTACTACGGAGTGAGCGACGCCGAGGCGCTGGCCCGCGACACGCACAAGTTCGAGTCGCACTACTTAGACACCTTAATCGGCCCTTACCCCGAGCGTCGCGACTTATATGTTCAGCGCTCGCCGATCCATTTTGCCGACCGCATCAGCGCACCGCTCATTCTGTTCCAGGGATCGGAGGATGTCATCGTGCCGCCTCAGCAATCGGCCGCCATGTTTGAGGCCGTGCGCCGCAAGGGCCTGCCGACGGCATTGCTGATGTTTGAGGGCGAGCAGCACGGCTTCCGCAAGGCGGAGAGCATCAAACGGGCGTTAGAAGCCGAGCTGTCCTTTTATGCCCAGGTGTTCGGCTTCACGCCCGCCGATCCCCTGACGCCTGTTCAAATGAACACAAGCCGCTGA
- the queG gene encoding epoxyqueuosine reductase produces the protein MRVRRAIMPAAMTLSAPQVRERALEMGFDLVGFAPAGPTPGAARFLAWLNAGYHGEMAYMARAPERRLDPRRLMPNVRTIVIVGVSYDTLAVPEEILHDPARGRIARYAWGADYHDVITPVLRAFGEWLAQASRAYVDTGPILERAWAARCGLGFIGKNTCLIHPKRGSHLFLGAVLLSEEIIEEEADHEHSAAAPPLNTAGAPHHSMGEDALFSRCGRCARCLAACPTHALPAPGVLDASRCISYLTIELKGSIPLALRPQMGNWVFGCDICQDVCPYVRRFSRPSDSPLAKAFRPPDPERIAPRLLDLLSMDRTAFHARFKGTAIMRIKRRGLLRNACVAAGNWGSDEALPALRRLLDDEEPLVREHAAWAIARIQQLAYT, from the coding sequence GTGCGCGTGCGCCGCGCGATAATGCCCGCTGCCATGACCCTCAGCGCCCCACAAGTGCGCGAACGCGCCCTCGAGATGGGGTTTGACCTAGTCGGCTTTGCGCCGGCCGGCCCCACGCCGGGCGCAGCGCGATTTTTAGCGTGGCTCAACGCCGGCTACCACGGCGAAATGGCCTACATGGCCCGTGCGCCGGAGCGTCGCTTGGACCCGCGGCGCCTCATGCCCAACGTGCGCACCATCGTCATCGTGGGCGTGAGCTATGACACCCTGGCCGTGCCGGAGGAGATCCTGCACGACCCCGCCCGCGGGCGCATCGCGCGCTATGCCTGGGGCGCCGACTACCACGACGTGATCACGCCGGTGCTGCGCGCCTTCGGCGAGTGGCTGGCCCAGGCCTCACGCGCCTACGTAGACACCGGCCCAATCCTGGAACGCGCCTGGGCGGCACGCTGCGGCCTCGGTTTCATCGGCAAGAACACCTGCCTGATTCACCCCAAGCGCGGCAGCCACCTGTTCCTGGGCGCAGTGCTCTTGAGCGAGGAGATCATCGAGGAGGAGGCCGACCATGAGCACAGCGCCGCTGCGCCGCCGCTGAACACAGCCGGCGCGCCGCACCACAGCATGGGCGAGGACGCGCTGTTCAGCCGGTGCGGCCGCTGCGCGCGCTGCCTCGCCGCCTGTCCGACCCATGCCCTGCCGGCGCCCGGCGTGCTCGATGCGTCTCGCTGCATCTCCTACCTCACCATCGAACTCAAAGGCAGCATCCCGCTTGCGCTGCGCCCGCAAATGGGCAACTGGGTGTTCGGCTGCGACATCTGCCAAGACGTATGCCCGTACGTCCGGCGCTTCTCACGCCCCTCGGACTCGCCGCTGGCGAAGGCGTTTCGCCCGCCCGACCCCGAGCGCATCGCGCCGCGCTTGCTCGATTTGTTGAGCATGGATCGGACGGCGTTTCACGCGCGATTCAAAGGCACGGCTATCATGCGCATCAAGCGACGCGGCCTACTCCGCAACGCCTGCGTGGCCGCCGGCAACTGGGGCAGCGACGAAGCCTTGCCGGCGCTGCGCCGC